In Lodderomyces elongisporus chromosome 1, complete sequence, a genomic segment contains:
- the NUT2 gene encoding RNA polymerase II mediator complex subunit (BUSCO:EOG09264V30): MTTTQLVPNDNSSKELIEIADQISNIIESFIEVGILVHDNQGTPQSNAALSSKMQQLTRQLKHLSNVDPKSIEDYKIPIDVISYVEDGRNPDIYTREFVEVSAKSNARLKGKMQGFAKLQEVLGDKLQTEFPRLEKGVENVKTRTSG; this comes from the coding sequence ATGACCACAACACAACTAGTGCCTAATGATAACAGTAGTAAAGAGTTGATAGAGATTGCCGATCAGATCTCGAATATAATTGAGTCATTCATTGAGGTTGGAATTTTAGTCCATGATAATCAGGGTACGCCTCAGTCCAACGCGGCTCTCTCGTCCAAGATGCAACAGTTGACACGACAGCTTAAACATCTCTCGAACGTCGATCCTAAGCTGATTGAAGATTACAAGATCCCTATTGATGTTATTTCGTATGTTGAAGATGGAAGAAACCCCGATATTTATACTAGAGAGTTTGTTGAGGTTTCAGCGAAGCTGAATGCCAGATTGAAAGGTAAAATGCAAggttttgcaaaattgcAAGAAGTGCTTGGTGATAAGTTACAAACCGAATTCCCAAGGTTGGAAAAGGGTGTTGAAAATGTCAAGACCAGAACCTCTGGGTAA